The segment GCCGTCTCGCCGCCCCGTCCCCGGTTGTTCCTGCCAGCCGGTGGCGGTGCCCGTCTGGCCCGCCGTCGCGCCTCCTGTCCTGAGGGGCGCGGCTGCCAATCCGGTTTCCGGAGCGCGGCTCCTCCGTCAAGGGGAACCACTTCTTGAACTTCCCGTTCGGTCGGGCCGGGCTGTTGCGGCCCCGGTCCGGTGCGGTGCGGCGGGGCCCGGCCCAGGGGGGAGCCGGCCGGGCCTGTCCGCCGCACCGCACGCCTGCCCCGGCAGCGCGGGTCCGTGCCTCCTGGGTGCGGCCGCTCTCGGACAGGAGCCGGTGCCGGGCGGTCGGGGGCGCCGCGGCAGCCGCCCGCCCGCTGCCCGCCCGCCGCCCGCCCGCCGCCCGCCTGGCGGCGGCCGGCCGGCTCGCCCTCCGTTCGAGTGCTCTTGGCGGCCCGTCAATCTTGACGCTATGGCCCTCGTCCGAGGCTGTCCGGTGGAGAGGCCGGCCACCGAGAATCGACGGGGCCGGGCGGTTGTGTACAGACCCGCTCCCACCGGGGTGACTCCTTCCAGGAGGCGCTCCTCATGCTGCCCGTCATCGCGTCGATCAACCAGCACAAGAAAATCCTTGCCCGCCACCCCTTCCTCTCCTCACTCACTGACACGGGCTCCGAGGGGCGAGTATCAGCGGTACAGCCACTAACGCTGAGATTGATCTTGAAAGGGCCGATCGGCCGATCGGCAGCGCAGGTAGCTGTCGGGCGTGGACGGCCGATCGCGCCTGGTGAAGCGGGGTGTTCAGCCTGGGTCTGGACAGCTTTCCTGATCTGTGCCGGACAAGCAGATGGAGTGCTCATGGCCGAGTTCGAGATACCGGACTTCTACGTCCCCTTCCCCCTGGAGTGCAATCCGCACCTGGAGGAGGCGTCCCGGGCGATGTGGGAGTGGATCGACGCAAACGGCCTCGCGCCCACAGAACGGGCACGCGACAGGATGCGGCGCACGGGAGCCGACCTCTCGGGGGCGTATGTGTGGCCCCGCGCCGACCTCGACACACTGACGATCGGTCTGAAATGGATCGCGCTGACCTTCCGGATCGACGACCAGATCGACGAGGACGACACCGCGGAGCGGCTGCCGGCCCGGATGACAGCCATCGACGAGCTGCGCGGCACCCTGCACGGACTCCCGGTCTCCGGGCGGTCACCGACCGCCCGGGCCCTGGGCGCCCTGTGGCAGGAGACCGCCCTCGGACGGCCCGCTACCTGGTGCGATGCCTTCATTGGGCACTTCGAGGCGTTCCTCCAGACCTACACAACCGAGGCCGGCCTCAACGCCCACGGCGCCGGACTCCGCCTCGACGACTACCTCGACCGCAGGATGTACTCGGTCGGCATGCCCTGGCTTTGGGACCTCGACGAACTGCGCCTTCCGATCTTCCTGCCCGGCTCCGTACGAACCTGCGGCCCGATGAACAAACTGCGCCGGGCCGGCGCGCTGCACATCGCGTTGGTGAACGACGTCTTCTCCGTCGAACGGGAGACCCTCGTCGGGTACCAGCACAACGCGGTCACCATCATCCGAGAAGCACAGGGCTGCTCGCTGCAGGAAGCGGTGGACCAAGTGGCGGTCCTCGTCGAAGCCCAGCTCCACACGGTGCTGCAAGCCCGGCAGGAACTCCTCGAAGAACTCGACAGGCAAGCCCTGCCGTCACGGGCTCGCGAGGCCGCAGTCGACTACGCGGCCAACGTCGCCGCCAACCTGAGCGGGCAGCTCGTTTGGCACTCCTCGGTCGAACGGTATGCCGTCGACGACCTCCAGTCCGCGGCCGATCCACGGGCTACCCCGACGACCTCCTCTCTGGGAATATAGATATGGCCGGGATGCTTACCGTGGTCCATTCGCGCAGGCGGATTCGATGATCGCTGTGCCTACCCGGGCGGCCGCTCGATCTACGAGCCCGACGCGGCGGGCCGCTGGATGTGGCAGGGCGACACCCCGTAGAGCGCCCCGACCCCGGTGGCGGCGGTGCCCGCGCCGGCGGAAGGCGTGCGGTGCTACAGCGCGGAGTCCTCGATCGCGCTCTGCAGGCGGGCGCGGACGTCGGCGCGGGCACCGCCGCCACCGGGGTCGGGTCGTCCTCGTCCAGCAGCAGGCCCAGCAACTCCAGGGCGGCCGCGAGGACCGGCACCGGCACCGTCGCGGTGCGCAGCATCTGCAGCTGCGCGGCGGCCCGCTCGGCGGGCGTGGTCGGGGCCCCGGTGATCGGGATGAGGGCGGTGAGCCCGCGGGGCAGGCGGGGAGCAGAGGTCATGGGCCTCATTCTCCCGGGCCGGCGGCGGCCCGGCCGTCCTCCGGCCGGCGTTCGGGCCCGGGTGCCCATCGCCGGGGGAGACTGGGTCCATGACCGACCGTCGACCACTCCACCTTCCCGGCACCGCGCCCGACGACGACGGCGGCCAGGCCGCCGCCGGCCGCCCCCGCCTCCTGCCGATCGAGCGCGCCCCGCACCCCGACCCGCAGCCGCATCCCGACCCGGAACCGGGGCCGGGGCCGGACGCCGGGCCGTCCGGGCCCGTCCCGCGCGCCCGCCGACCCCTCGGGCACGGGTTCCTCGCCGAGCCCGACGGTTATCTGGGGCTGGTTGGCGTTCCCGCAGATCAGCCCCAGTGATCGCCATGTAGGCACATGAGGCACTGCCTGGCCGGCGCAAACTGTTCGGCCGAATAGTTTGGGGGCGTACCGTGACGCGCAGGCGTCATACCGGTCAGTACGGGGTTGATTCGTGACGGCTCGACGTCACGCTGCCGACCGGGCTCGGCGGGAAGCCCGCTGACGCCAGGCGCGGGACCGGCACCGACCGGAGCAGTAGACGGCATCGCGCCGCCGGCTCGCCCTGGCCATGGTCGCGCGCCCACAGACCGGACAGGTCAGCGCCCGGATCAGCCGTCGGTGACTGGCGTAGTGGGCCTGCCCGAGCAGGGTCAGGAAGTCCAGGCGGCGCTGTTCCGCCTTGCGGTCCCGGTACGCCTGGGCCCGGCAGGCGTCGTCGCAGTACCGGCGCCGGGACGAGGCTCCCCGGGGGAGCCGGCCGCCGCAGCTCGCGCAGTACCGGACACGTGCCACAACTCCATGGTGGCGCGCCGTCCGGCCGATTGGTCAGCAGCAGCCCCAAGTCCGGGCGGAAGCATTTCGGTCGAAAATCTTCGCACTGACGTTCCAAACTTTTCGACCGAAACGTTCGGCCTCGACCCGTGCCGCGTGTGCCTCATGAGCCCCCAGATATCGGTTAGCCACAGGCGCCTACAGGCGCTGTTCCTCATGTGGCCAACGGCTCCGGGCCGCCCAAGATAACCACTGACCCCTGCCGCGCCCCGTCCCGGCCCCGTACGGCCCGCTGACGGCCGCTCAGCACCCCGCCGGGCCAGGGCCCGCACAGCGAAGCGGCGGGTGTCCAGGACGGTGTTTCTTGGCCCCGGGGTGACGGCTGCAAGTGGCCCCACCGAGGAACGGTTTAAGTTGGCCCCACCAGGCGGTCAACGGGGCAAGTACGCATGGACGACAGTCGTACCGGTTGCAGGATCAGTCGGACCTCTCGGCTACTGTCTGGGCGGTCGGCGGCAGTGAGCGGTGCCGACTTGAGGAGCGGGGCCGTCCCGCGGGCAGGGGACCAGATGAAGACCGTCAGCGATTTCTTGCCCTTGCTCGGGGCTCCTGTCCGGCAGGACGAAGGGCATCTGATCAAGGAGATCGCTGCCTCCTGGTCGATCACCTTGCCCGAGGACTTCATCGCGATCGCCGGCGCGTACGGCGACGCGCTGATCTCGGACTACCTCTACTTCTGCGGGGCCCGGAAGCTCCGCAGCTACGCCGACCGCATGGGCCGCATGCTGGAGGCGACCCGGACGGTTCCCCACGCGGTGCTGCCAACCCCGGGCGGTGCCCTGGTCTGGGGGAACACGGTCGAAGGCGACCAGCTGTTCCTCGTTCCCCGCGGGGACGGGTCCTGGACGGTCTCGGCGTTCCGACGTGGCTGGGCGGACTGGCACGACACTGACCTCGGCTTCAGCGACTGGTTCCACCTTGCGCTGACCGGCCAGACGGCCACCGACTGGCTGCCCGAGTGGGAGCCACTTCCCCACCCCCTTGAGCCCAGCGACGAGTGACACGGGTGGGGCCACTCCAACCCGTTCCTTCTCGACACTGCCCCGGGCCGCCACCCGGACGGCCTAAAAATGGGACCAGACGAACCCGTTCTGGTGGGGCCAAAACTCACCGGCGCAGACAGGCGGGGCTGCCACCAGCCGGTGACGGCCCCGCCGCCTGCTGCCCGCTCCTACCAGTCCAGCGCCGGGCCGCCGTAGCCCTCGCCGCCCTCGTCGCGCCCGAACCGCGGCCGCTCCCGGTAGACCACCGGCGCCCGCTCCGGGGGCGGCTCCAGGCCGGGCGGCGCCGCCGTGACCGCGACCGGGGGAACGTGGACCAGGCCGTCGTCGTCGACCTGGGCGTGCTCGGCGAGCACCGCCAGCACCCGCTCCGCGCTCCACCCCAACCCCGCGGCCAACGCCGCCAGGCGGCGCCCCGCCTCACCCGGCACCACCACGCGCACCTCCACCCGGTCCACCGGGTGTTCAGCGCCAGTAGTTTTGGAGTAGGTGGATTCAATGGCAGTGCTGTGAGCTGTGGTTCTGCAAAAACTGGGACTACAAGTACCAGGGCTCTGAGCTGCCAATTTCCCTGATCTGGTCGGGGTATGTGGTTTCTGACCTGCTGTTATGCAGCATCTGGGACAAGCCTGCAGAGTGCCTGGTGCGATCTATATACCAGCGTGGTGGTTTGACGGCTCACCGGATCGGCCTGGCGGCGGGATGCCTGTCGAACTGCGGTCCGGTGGCTCACCGGCAAGGGGGTCGGTCTGGGCTGTCCCCGTTTCATTGTCCGCGTCCTGAGGCAACGGCGCTGCCGCCGAGGGCCGCCCTGCGGCTCGGTGTGTCAACGGTGGCCTGCCGCTGCTGTCCGCTGACCGGCTGGGGTCGCCTGAGCCCCGTGCCGCGTGGGTGTCCGCCAGCCCTGACCACCTGGGACGGGAGCGTCCCGAATCGGCGGTCAGAGCTGGCGTTCTGCTCAGCGGTCAGGTGTCTTGAGTGTTGGTCACTTCTGCTGATCCGCTGTCAGGTTGTTGGGTGGCTTCGGCGCGGTCGCGGTCGCGGGCGTGACGGAGTCCTTCGAGGAGCCGGGACTGGTCAGGGTCGGGCGAGGTCTGGGCCTGGTCGAGGACGGTGTAGACCTCGGCACGGTCGATCAGTGCATCGAGGTTGGCCAGAGTGTCGGCGTCCACTGCGCCCCAGGGAGTGCGGGGCGGGCGGACGATCTTGGTGAGTAGGGGCAGGAGCTGCCAGGTGCCGTCGTCAAGGCGTTGGCGGATCCAGGCCCGGGCGGTTGCGTGGTCGATGTGGCGCCAGTTCCAGATGAGATCGACATCGGAGTCGCTGAGATGGGCAGCGGGGCGGGATCCGGGCGTCGCCAGATGCTGGCGCAGCCGCGCTACCAGGCCGGTGCGGGCTTCCTGGACCCAGGCGTCGTCTTCCTGGGCGAAGGCAGGCTTGCTGTTGCTGGGCTCCGTCGCGTCGTACAGGACCCGGCTGGCCAGCATGGCCCCCTGCGGGGTGGCTGCCATGCGCTGCAGGACCTCTGCCCGCCCGTCGGACGGGAGGCTACGGAAGAGGTCCTGGGCGAGGAAGCGCGCGCTCACGTCCGCTCCGAGCAGGCCTTCGGTTTGTGCGGTCAGTGAGCCGTAGCGGGCGGCCAGTTCGAGCAGCAGCGCGGTGGAGGGGACCGGGGTGCCGGCGTCCATGCGTTGCCTGATGCGCCGGCCGATGCGCTGGGTGTCGTTGTCCAGCCGCAGGAGGAGTTCGGCCGCCTCCGGACCGGGGGCTCCGGCCGTCAACTGATCGAGGCCCGTGGTGAGAGCGGCTTCGGAGAGGTCGTCGTCGGGGATACCGAAGGCGACGTAGCGGTCGAAGTAGTCGTTGCTGCCGATGCCGCGACGCCGCGCGGTGCCTGACGCGTCGCCACCGCCGCCGAGCGCCTGCCCGAGCGGAGGGAAGAGCATGGCCAACAGACCGAGCACTCCTTCCATGTGATCAGGGGCGACGCCGGCCTTCTCAAGCCGCTCGCGCCATCGCTGGGTGTGCTCCCCGGACTGGCGCTCACGCCTGGCGGCCGGATCGAAACTGGTGCCGGTGAGTTCGGCGCGGTGGCGGTTCAGCAGGCGGTAGACGCCGGGCTCGCTGGTGCGCAGGAAGGTGACGAGGAGGAAGTCGACGAGGTCGACATCGCCGGCGAGGGCGTGAAGGGATGCGGCGGCCTGGCCGAAGTAGCGCTTGATCGCCCGCGGTGTGCGCAGCCGGTCCTGCAGGTACTGGAAGTAGGCGGTTGCGAGTCGCCGTTCCTCGGGCTCGGTCAGTGCCAGTTGATGCGACTCGAGCAAGGTGCTCAAGGATTGGTCGACAAGTGCGGAGGCGTCGCGTTCGCGGAAGGCGGGCAGGTCCAGCCTGACCTGGATGATCTTTTCCAGGAACTCGCTGGCCCGGTGCTGGGAGTCGCCCACCAGGTCGCTGCGCCGAAGGACGTCGAGGAGGGTTTGCTCGTCGAAGCTGATGAGGTAGTAGACGTTCGGCAGGTTGCCGACCAGGCGCACCAGCTTGAAGACCAGGAGCAGCTCTTGGGGCGTCAGCCTGTCCAGGTCGTCCATGACCACGAGAACGGGGCGTCCCGCCTTGCGCAGTGCTTCGCTGGCGGTCGCCTTGGCGGCTGATGGACTGGTGTCTCCGCTGATCCGCTCGGAGAGGGCCTTGATGGCCTCGCTGGGGTCCAGGCCGAGGAGCCCGCCCACCTTGCCGAGGGGGCTGATGGCCTGGCCGAAGTTGCCGATCTTCTTCCGCGTCTCCGACCACTGGTCGTCTTTGGGCAGCGCGCCGCGGATCTCGCTGAACAGGGCCATGGTGAGGGTGTCCAGGTCCGGGTAGAGCCACGGGTTGAGCTCGGCCACCGACCATGACACACCGTCGGCCGGGCCTTGCCGGAGGTTGCGCAGCACCATTTGCAGGACCGAGGACTTCCCGGACCCCCAGGGCCCGATCAGCGCAAGAACGCCGGACTCGCTCTGACCGCGGACCTCCTGCAGAAGGCCCACGGCGTGGTGTGCGTATCTCTGGTGCCCCAGCAGGTCAGGGGCGTCCGGGCTGCCGTCGACCGGGTCGTCGTTGAAGAACGTGTTGGCCATGCGTGCATCCTGCTCCTGGAGAGGCCCGTCGAAGGGCTGAATGCCTTCAAAGACCTCGCAGCCACTGGCCCGGTGGGTGTGAGGCCGGTGACTGCGAGGTCTTGCTGGTCGGAACGGAAGGGGCGCTTCCACCGGTGTGGGGTGGTCAGCCAGCGGTGCTGTGAACGGGGTCAGGGACTGCAGTACACGGCGAAGTCGCCGGCAGTGGCGTGCCGGACGTACTGCTCTGCTCCGGCGAGCAGGAGCAGTTGGTCGTGGGTGGCGTGTTCGGCCTGGAGGCCGGGTTGGACGACGACGGTGTGGAAGCGGGGGATGAGGGTGCGTGCGATGTCGTGGATCGCGAGGAGTTCCCTGGGGCCGCCGATCTCGTACGGGGAGATGCCGGTGCGCGCGGTGTACTTCTGGGCGCGGTCGCGCAGGTGGTCCAGGAGGGAGAGCGTCCTGCCGCGCCGCCATTTGGCGCTGCGGACGGCCTGGCCGCACACCTCGTACAGGTCCTTGACGCGGCGGCCTGCGGCGGCCTTGGTGTACTTGCAGTGCACGAGTGTGATGTCGAGGTACTTGTTGTCGACGACGCGCAGGCCGACGAGGTCGGCAGCCTCGCCGGGGCCGTCGTCGTCGATGAGGACGTCGAAGGCGCTTGATGCACGCAGGTGCGCCGACATGTGGAACTGGATGGAGTCCGGGCGGCGTTCGGGCCCCTGGGACTCCTTGGTGAGGTCCACGCCCTGCCAGGCCAGCGGTACGAACCCGCTCGTGTCGAAGGGGAGCCGGGCGTAACGGGGGTTGAGCAGTCGGCCCTCGTCGTCGATGAGGCGGTCGCCCTCCAGGAACAGTTCGGGACGGTGGATGTTCAGCCATGCCTGCAGCGGCAGCGCCTGCGTGCCGCGGGTGCTGCTGCGCACTTTCGCATCCGAGCCCAGGGGGCGGTAGACGAGGCGCCTGTTCTCGTAGTCGGCCTGGTAGGGGATGCGCCAGGCCGTGCTGACGAGGGAGAAGCGGAACGGGCCGGTGGGGGAGTGGTCGTCGACCTCGAAGTCGATGTCGGTCATCGAGCAGGAGCGGCCGTCGTGGTGGACGGTGAGCCGTCTGCCGGCGTCGGTGTGGATCTGCCAGGGCCACTGCACTGCGAGTAGGACGTACTCGGGTCGTTCGTCGATGTCCTCGGGGATGATGAATCCGTCGAAGACCCGTTCGACGTTGATGCTGTCGTCCAGGAGCTTGCTGCCCTGGTGGTCGCACCAGTCGGTCCAGGCCTTGAGGTCGGGGGCGGTGGTCGGGGTCCAGAACCGCCCGGCGTAGGCGGCGCTGATGGAGACGCCCTCGCCGTTCTCGAACCCGGACGCGGCGATGTGGGTCTGGCTCTTGTGCTCCTGGGAGGTGTCGAAGCCCTGGGAGACGTCGCTGCCGACGTGCAGGGAGAACCTGGTGAAGTGGTTGCGGGCGTCCTTGAGCCCCACGTTGCTGGGGATGAGCCGGTCCACCCCGGCCAGCACCCGGTAGGTGCGCGCCCCGTTGATCAGTTCGCAGTCCGGCCCCAGCACTGCCTCGGCGAGTTCCTTGTAGGCCCCGGACTTCTCCGAGCCGTGAATGTACAGCAGCCGCCGGGCGACGTCGAAGTACAGGATGTAGAGCTCGTAGACGACTTGTTCAAGTGCCTGTGGCGCGCCCCAGCGGACGGCGGTGCGGTGCTCGACGACGAACCACGCGACCGGGTTGTCCTGGCCGCCGGTGGCGACGGTCTCGTCGAGGACCCGGGCGTTTTTGCGGAACAGGCCGAGCGCGGCCTCCGGATTCCACTGCCCGCTCGCCGCGCGATAGGCGACGGCGCTCATCTTCGGCTCCAGGACGCTGACCGCGACATCGTCCGGGGCATCGGCGAACGTGGCGTCGAAGGCGCTGGTCTCCTCGGCGCTCGACGCGGCGCCGTCGGTCAGACGGTCCAGCAGCAGGTTCCAGTCGGCGTCCTCCCGCAGCAGCTGGCGCAGCGGCGACACGCCGGCGCCGGGTTCCTGGGCGACGAAGACGGTTGCCTCGCCCAGGTCCTTGCGGGCCCGGGCGAAGCGGCCGATGAACTGCAGCATCGGACTCAGGCTCCTGCGCGCCGCGTGCATGGCGGCGATCTTCAGCGCCGGCTCGTCGAAGCCCTCCCCGAGCATGTCGACACAGACGATGATGCGGCAGCTGCGGTCCCGCAGCGCCCGCACGGCGGCGGTGCGGCGGCGGGCGCCCACGTTCTGATGGACCACCGTCGGCGCGAACCCGGGAGCCAGCTCCCGGTAGATCTCGACGATTTCCTCCGCCTTCGGGATGCTCTCCGCCCTCACCATCATCAGGTGGTCGAACCCGGCGTCCAGATCGCTGCGCAGCCGCTCCACCGCGGCCTCCGCGAGTTCCCGGTCGGTGTCCCGCAGCCCCAGGACGGCACGGTAGTTGATCCGCCCGAAGATCCCGTCGCGCTGCGCCTCCCGGAGCGGGAAGCGGAAGATGACGCGCCCCGGCAGGCGCCGGCCGTCTTCCCGGAACGGGGTCGCGGTGAACAGCAGGACAGGCCGGTCGGCGAACGTGTCGATCACGCGTGCCCAGGTGGCGGCGGGGGCGTGGTGGGCCTCGTCGACGATCAGGTGGGAGAAAGCGCCCAGCAGTTTCGCCCGGACGGCCGGCGAGCAGGCGTTGAGCACCTGAGGGGTGGCCACGACCACATTGCAGGCCTGCGCGAACCGGGCAGCCTCGTCCGGGTCCTTGAAGGAGTGCTCCAGCCGGCCCACACACGGGCGCAGCGCGCCGGCCGACACGATGCGCTCGCGCTGCAGGACGCCCAGCGTCTCGAACTTCCCGGCGAGCTGGTCGCGCAGCGCAGCACTGGGAACCAGGACCAGGAGCCGTTCCACCCGGCCGGCCACCAGCACGGCGAGCATGGTCTCCGTCTTGCCCGTGCCGGTCGGCATCACCACCACACCCGGATCGGGCAGTCCGGAGACCCAGTGAGCCATGACGGCGTGCAGCGCGCCGAGTTGGGGGCGGCGCAGGCTGCCCGGCTCGTCGTGGGGGCGGTAGCCGATGGAGCCGCGCAGCGACCGCCTGACGCTGTCGGGACCGGTGCGGGCCAGGCTGCCCCGCCAGCCCACCACGCCCGAGGACGCGCCGGCGGGGAGCACCGCCGTCAGCGCCTCGGCCTCCTGCGGTACGTCGTGCGCCGCGTCGACGGCCGGCCAGCTTCCGAAGACGCTGTGCACCCGTTTCGCCCCGCCGCTCTCAGTGACATCCAACTCGCTCGCAGGGACGAGGAGTTGGCGGACATGGTTCTTCTCGTACTTCGCGGGATCGGCCCACACCTCGGTGCTCGTGTACATGCGCCGCGCCTTCTTCGGAGAGGGAGGTCGAACGTGCGGTCGTGCGGACTGGTCTTTCTCCCGCACAGGGGGCGGCCGGGCTTCGAAGGCACGGCCAGAGCGGACGGGCCCGGATCCCGCGGGCCTGCCCCCGCACCGGCGATACGTGCCGACACGGAGACGGGGCCGGTCAGTGCGCGGGGTCGTCGTAGCCGGTCAGGACCGAGTCGAGCAGGTCCTTGTCGATCTCCTCGGTCCCCTCCAGGATGCTGGCTTGGGCAGCCTGGCAGATGAGCTGGTCCAGGACATGCATGGAGCCGTCGGTACGCCCGTGGAGGTAGGCGGCGAGGTCGCGCAGGGTTCCGGGCTTGTGCTTGTAGAGGCGGAGGTTCTCCTCGACCTTGCCCAGCACCCTGTGCCACTGCTCGGGCTCGGCGTCGGTGTAGGGGACGGGCCGCACCCACAGGGTCGGGAAGGCAATGTGGGGCCGCGGCGCGTGCGTGCCCGCGGCCGGTGCCTGGCTCCGGTGGTCGCCGTACCCCGCCCTGATGATCTCCCGCGCACCGATGCCGCAGAACAGGAACGTGACGCGGGGCAGCCTGTCCTGAAGACGCAGGAGGTAGTCGAACGCGGTCTGCCGCTCGCTGCTCCTGATGTACTCGACACCGTCGACCACGACCAGCCGGGTGCCGGCACGCTGCATGACCCGCACGATGGGCTCGGTCATGTCGACCGGCCGATGGTTCATCGTCTCGGGAGAGCGCGAGTGCTCGATCCCGAGGAAGTCCGCGAACGGCAGCGACCAGTGCAGATCGTCGCTGCGGTCGTGCGGCACGTTGATGTACACCACCGGATGCCGGTCCGGGTCGGGCCCGTACAACTCGTCGACCAAGGCATGGAATCCGAGGGCGATCAGCGCCGCCAGCAACGATTTCCCGCTCAGGCGCGGGCCGTCGACGACGAAGTTCGGCCCGCGCCCGTTACCGGTCGTCAGGTTCTTCACCAGCAACCTGCGGGCCTGCTTCAGGGCTGCGCCCACATCGTCGGTCACCACCGGCAGCAGCCGGCCGTGATAGACCAGCCGTGGGTCCGACAGCGTCACCTTCGTGCCGAGCGGAGCGCAGTCCTGCAGGTCGGGCGGGCCGTAGGTGCGCCGGGCCTGTGCCCGGAAGCCCTCTTTCGTCGTCAGCGGCCCCGGATCGAACGGCCCGCCCGGCAGCGGGGATGTCCCGGCCGGCGCGGGTGCGGTGCCTTGCCGTGTGGTGTCGTTCACGAATCCTCCTCGTCGGTGGAGCCGGCCGCTGCCCGGGGCGGGGGAGCAGGATCGGAGGCATCGGCCGGGGCTGGCAGGCCGCTGAGGAACAGATCGGCGATGCCACCCGTGGAACCGCGCCGCTGTGCCACCAGCCGCGGCTCCTTCCCAGTCCCAGTCGTCATGTCCACTCCGGGATCCGCCGGCGGTTCTGCGTTCTGCGGCGGACGCTCGTCCGTGTCGGGAACAGCGACCGGCTCGCCCGCAGTCACCAGCACGCCCGCGTCGCCGGACAGCCGCGGCCCGGCGTCCTGATCAGGGAAGAGGAACTGCGCGGGATTCTCCAACGAGCGGGCCGGCACGATCGTGGCCGGGTCGGGGACACTGATGCTGGCGTACCTGTCCGGATCCGGCGGGCGCACCGCCGGCTGAGGCCCGGTGAACGGCCGGCCCGGCCGGCGCCACAGCCGCCGAGCTGCGCCCGCCCGCCGCCAGGCCCGTGCGGCGGGTGCCTCGTCGAGCGGCCCGCGCCGCGCCCGCTCCCGCAACTCCGACACGGCCAAGGCGATGTCGCGCTCCCGCTGCTCGTGCTCCTCCGGGCCGCCCGCATTGAGGAAGGCCTGCTCCGCGGTCTGCCACAGGTACTGGGACCACTCGCCGTCGATCAGGTCCTGGTGGATGAACTCGGCCTCCACCCACGGGTCCTTGCCGAGCTGCTCCTGGCGCTGGTCGAACAGCCACACATAGTGCGGCGCGTACGGGTCGAAGCGGATCGGCCACCTCTTGCCCTGCCCCCGCACCCCGGAGGGCTGCTTGTTGTATGCCTGGAGCGCGGCGCTGTTGTACGTGCGGTTGCCGACCCGCACGCCCTTGTCGCCGACCTGCCGCCACTCGCAGAGCAGCAGCTTGCGCGACTGCGACGGCGACAAGGGCAGCGGCGCGTACCCCTCGCATGCCACGAGAGCCGCGTACATCTGGTTGGGGGTGAGTACCACACCGGGCAGGTTCGGGCTGCGCAACCCCTCGTGGCGGTGCTGCTGCCAGTGCAGCGCTATCCATTCGTTCAGCAGGTCCTGCAGCTCGTTGAGCCGCCACATCGGCCCCTCGGCCACGTACTTGCCGCGCCGGGCCAGGTCCCGTGCCGTGTAGGCGGCCACGTACTGGCTGAACAGCTTCTTCAAGGCGGAGAACGTCGCCTCCACGATCGCCTTGTCGGGGCCGGTGTTGTCCCGCGCCGACCTGATCGAGATCCCCAGCGAGGTGCACACGTCCTCGAAGTGCTCGCCCTGGTAGATCTTCCCCTGGTCGACGACGACCATCTTCGGGCGGATCACCGGCCGCGCCGCGGCACCGGCCATCCGCGGATCGCAGGCGACCTGATCCGCGTAGGGCAGATCCGACAGCTCAGCCCTGCTGAGCGGCGACCATCCGGGCCGGGCCGGCATGGGGGCGAGTGCCTGCGCGAGCATGAGGGTGGCGTCGAACGAGGTGGTCGCTCGTCCGCCCAGCCGCTTGCCCTTGTACCCACGGCCAGGAGCGCGGGGCACGATCAGTGCCCCGATGATGCTGCGGCTGGCCACGTCCACAGCCGCGGTCAGCTCGACTTGGACCGGGTAGCCGTCGTCGCCGATCGCAAGCACATCCAGGCCGGTCGAGTCGATCTGCACCATCTCGCCGAGCATCCGTGCCCGTGTGGGCGTCCACGGCGGCTCGGGGGAGCCCGCCGCCTCCCTGCGGCGGCGTACAGGCCCGCGCAGGGAGCCCGTGCGGGTGCCGAGGCTGTTCAGCAGCCGGTAGAACCCGGTGCGGGAGATCCTCAGGTTCTCCTCGGGGTAGGCCGCGCGCAGGCCGGCCTGCAGCCGCTCGTGCAGGCGGGTGCCCCAGCCGGAGGACTCCTCGACTCCGTCTTTGAGCTCCTGCAGCAGCAGGGCGACGATCCGCTCGTCGGTGTTCCCGTAGAGCTTTCCGGCGACGACCTTCACCAGGGCCGCCACGCCCTGGGCCGAGTACTCCTTCAAGCGCCGGTCCAAGGTCGCCACCGACACCTTGCGCCAGCCCAGCGCCTTGAGTTCGCGCTCCTTGCTGGCCAACCGCTGGCTGCGGGAGACGGTGGCCG is part of the Kitasatospora setae KM-6054 genome and harbors:
- a CDS encoding P-loop NTPase fold protein; this encodes MANTFFNDDPVDGSPDAPDLLGHQRYAHHAVGLLQEVRGQSESGVLALIGPWGSGKSSVLQMVLRNLRQGPADGVSWSVAELNPWLYPDLDTLTMALFSEIRGALPKDDQWSETRKKIGNFGQAISPLGKVGGLLGLDPSEAIKALSERISGDTSPSAAKATASEALRKAGRPVLVVMDDLDRLTPQELLLVFKLVRLVGNLPNVYYLISFDEQTLLDVLRRSDLVGDSQHRASEFLEKIIQVRLDLPAFRERDASALVDQSLSTLLESHQLALTEPEERRLATAYFQYLQDRLRTPRAIKRYFGQAAASLHALAGDVDLVDFLLVTFLRTSEPGVYRLLNRHRAELTGTSFDPAARRERQSGEHTQRWRERLEKAGVAPDHMEGVLGLLAMLFPPLGQALGGGGDASGTARRRGIGSNDYFDRYVAFGIPDDDLSEAALTTGLDQLTAGAPGPEAAELLLRLDNDTQRIGRRIRQRMDAGTPVPSTALLLELAARYGSLTAQTEGLLGADVSARFLAQDLFRSLPSDGRAEVLQRMAATPQGAMLASRVLYDATEPSNSKPAFAQEDDAWVQEARTGLVARLRQHLATPGSRPAAHLSDSDVDLIWNWRHIDHATARAWIRQRLDDGTWQLLPLLTKIVRPPRTPWGAVDADTLANLDALIDRAEVYTVLDQAQTSPDPDQSRLLEGLRHARDRDRAEATQQPDSGSAEVTNTQDT
- a CDS encoding DEAD/DEAH box helicase; amino-acid sequence: MYTSTEVWADPAKYEKNHVRQLLVPASELDVTESGGAKRVHSVFGSWPAVDAAHDVPQEAEALTAVLPAGASSGVVGWRGSLARTGPDSVRRSLRGSIGYRPHDEPGSLRRPQLGALHAVMAHWVSGLPDPGVVVMPTGTGKTETMLAVLVAGRVERLLVLVPSAALRDQLAGKFETLGVLQRERIVSAGALRPCVGRLEHSFKDPDEAARFAQACNVVVATPQVLNACSPAVRAKLLGAFSHLIVDEAHHAPAATWARVIDTFADRPVLLFTATPFREDGRRLPGRVIFRFPLREAQRDGIFGRINYRAVLGLRDTDRELAEAAVERLRSDLDAGFDHLMMVRAESIPKAEEIVEIYRELAPGFAPTVVHQNVGARRRTAAVRALRDRSCRIIVCVDMLGEGFDEPALKIAAMHAARRSLSPMLQFIGRFARARKDLGEATVFVAQEPGAGVSPLRQLLREDADWNLLLDRLTDGAASSAEETSAFDATFADAPDDVAVSVLEPKMSAVAYRAASGQWNPEAALGLFRKNARVLDETVATGGQDNPVAWFVVEHRTAVRWGAPQALEQVVYELYILYFDVARRLLYIHGSEKSGAYKELAEAVLGPDCELINGARTYRVLAGVDRLIPSNVGLKDARNHFTRFSLHVGSDVSQGFDTSQEHKSQTHIAASGFENGEGVSISAAYAGRFWTPTTAPDLKAWTDWCDHQGSKLLDDSINVERVFDGFIIPEDIDERPEYVLLAVQWPWQIHTDAGRRLTVHHDGRSCSMTDIDFEVDDHSPTGPFRFSLVSTAWRIPYQADYENRRLVYRPLGSDAKVRSSTRGTQALPLQAWLNIHRPELFLEGDRLIDDEGRLLNPRYARLPFDTSGFVPLAWQGVDLTKESQGPERRPDSIQFHMSAHLRASSAFDVLIDDDGPGEAADLVGLRVVDNKYLDITLVHCKYTKAAAGRRVKDLYEVCGQAVRSAKWRRGRTLSLLDHLRDRAQKYTARTGISPYEIGGPRELLAIHDIARTLIPRFHTVVVQPGLQAEHATHDQLLLLAGAEQYVRHATAGDFAVYCSP
- a CDS encoding terpene synthase family protein, with translation MAEFEIPDFYVPFPLECNPHLEEASRAMWEWIDANGLAPTERARDRMRRTGADLSGAYVWPRADLDTLTIGLKWIALTFRIDDQIDEDDTAERLPARMTAIDELRGTLHGLPVSGRSPTARALGALWQETALGRPATWCDAFIGHFEAFLQTYTTEAGLNAHGAGLRLDDYLDRRMYSVGMPWLWDLDELRLPIFLPGSVRTCGPMNKLRRAGALHIALVNDVFSVERETLVGYQHNAVTIIREAQGCSLQEAVDQVAVLVEAQLHTVLQARQELLEELDRQALPSRAREAAVDYAANVAANLSGQLVWHSSVERYAVDDLQSAADPRATPTTSSLGI